The genomic stretch GGCGGCTCCGCCTCGGCTCGCGGCTCCGGGGCTCCGCGCAGCGGCGGCAGTGGGCGCGCCGGGGAGCTCGGTGCGGCTGCCCGGTGTTCCGGAGAGCCCCTCGCTTTCGGTGCCGGTGCGCAGCAGGGTCTCCGCCTGCAGCGTGCCGTGGGCTGGGACCCCCGGCTTCACCGTCCCGTGTGCTGGAGACCCCCACCTTCATCACCCCGTACACTGAAGACCCTCACCTTCATCGCCTCACTCGCTGTGGACCCCCACTTTCACCATTCTGTGTACCAGAGCCCCCTGCCTCCATCACCCCATACACTGGAGACCCTTAACTTCAATACCCCATACACTGGAGAACCCCACCTTCATCACCCCATACAGCAGAGGCCCCCACTTTCACCACCCCCTACACCAAGGCCCCGCACCCTCAGAGCACGTCACCCCACAGACCTCACCACTCactttgggggggggacactcAGTGTTTATTGCAGGGTGCCGGGCGCCCTCAGGCCGCGTACCCCTCCTGCTCCTCGCTGCTGTCCTCGGAGAGGCCGTGGTCCCCAGGGGTGCAGGCGGGGCACACACGGCCCACATCCCTCCAGCAGGGCCCGCAGTACGTGGCACCACAGGCAGGTGAGGGGCAGGCCTGGTGGTCCTGGGGGGACTCGGGCTCCCCGCACACCGTGCACGGCCGGCGCACCCAGCGGCGCAGTCGCGGCCAGCGCCGGCAGCACCACTCCAGCAGGGACgtcccctgcagcagggacgGGGACACGTGGGGCTCCAGCTGCCCCGTGGGGAGGACCAGCCACCCCAATGGGGCAAATAGGATGGACCCGGGGAGCGGGGGACACCCTGTGCTGCCCATCCTGGCGTAGGCAGGGGGGGCCCAGCTCCCTGGTGTGgtgccagccctgtgcccccGTCCCCGCTCACCAGGGCTGGGTAGCGGCGTGCCCGCCGGGCGATGCGCTTCCTCTGCAGGCGGACGAAGCAGTGCCGCTGCCGCAGCAGCTTGTTGTAGAGGTAGAGCACGCGGCTCTTCTCCCGCTGCGCCGGGCACAGGCTGTGagtcccccccaaaaaaatggaGCCCCTGGGGATGAGCGGGGTCTGGGGTTCTGGGGTCGGTGCCACCGCTCACCTTGGGGAAGTAGAAGGCGGCGATGGCGCGGCGCAGGCGGTACATGTAGACCtggagcaggcacagcagcaccagcacggccaggggcaggcagctgtCTATGTACTGCTGCTGCGTCatgccccggggctgcggcagGCAGACTGGAGACCGACAGTGGCACTGAGCAGCTCTCgtgggcaggagcagccaggccaGGGAGCCTAGAGGGGCTCCCATCCCCGCCCCATCTCCAGGGATAAATCCCCAGGGGGCCCTCACCGAAGTTGGACGTCTCCAGCTCCGTGTCGGAGGAGGTGTTCAGGGACCCGATGGTGCTCCGCAGGAGCCGAGCCATCAGGGACGTGCCCGTCACGTGCACGGACAAGTGgtggctgcctgcaggggaacgggggcaCGTGGGGGCTGTGTGGcaaggctgggggctggggatgcaggCAGTGGGGGTGAAGGCTTTGccatggggctgtggggctgggagctgccccccgggggctgtggggccgggtCTCACTGCGGAAGGAGTACTGCACGAAGGAGTGCTGGTGGATGATGCTCAGCATGGTGTAGAGCGTGTGGTCCAGGCCCCaggcgagcagcagcaggagcaggggcgGGATGcactccagcagctccagcacctgtGGGGAGCGGGGTCCTCCACGACCTGCCCCTGGCACCCCAACCCcactcccccagccccccccccagcccctcaccacGCTCTGCAGCTCGCGGGGCTGCATGGCCAGGTGGCACGGAAAGATCACGGTGGGGATCTCCGCCCGGCGCAGTGGCAGCAGCGTCCGCTTGTtctgggagaggggagagcaggggggCTCAGTACAGCCCTAGGGGGGTGTGGGAGGACCAGGGGGTGGCGGGGACCCCTGGGTGGGGGGGACCCCCTGCCCCATCTTCGGGGGGGACCCCCTGCCCCATCTTCCCCCTCACCTGCTTTTTGCGACGGGCATCGATCTGGCGGAAATAGGTGGTGATGTAGAGGTTGTCAAAGCAGATGTCCTGGCAGTACTTCTTGGTGTAGGAGAACGCCCTGGGAAGAGAGGGGGTCCCGAGGGAGGCAGGGGGCAGCTGGAcccctcccccagcaccccctttGTGTTCACAACCCACCATTCCTGTCCTTAAAGGAGGTTCCCATCCCTCTGTGCCCTGCGGCTGGCACAGCCGgagccctcccagcccccagccccagggctcagccagcccagcccatGGCTCACGAGATGAAGACGAGGAGGAAGgtgaaggagagcagcaggcgGAAGAAGGAGAAGGCCTGGCCCAGGCGGGCGCTGTGCTGCCGGATCTGCGAGGTCACCTCCTCCACGATCTGCTCCCCGGACACGTTGATGCCCACCAGCATCTCGTGGTGCTCCTCCTGCGGCAGGGGGGGGGCCGTGGGGTCAGGCACCAtcctgccccggccccagcaccgGGTGGATGGGGCGGGCGCCCACCTGTACGACCACTTTGGCACTGAAGTGCTGGCTGAGGTTGTTGATGGAGTTGTTCAGCATGTCGTACATCTGCCCAAAGTTGCCCTCGACAGGGATCCTGTCCCAGCACCAGCTGTGCATGACTgggggggcacggaggggaCAGCACTGGCATCAGTGGGGGATCCCCCTGGCGCCTCCCCGGCACGGGCTGGGGCTCACATCCAAGGGGTCTGGCAAAGGGGGCTGAGCTCCCAGAGCAGTTCCTCCGTGGGAGGCCGGGGCTGGGCCCCCCCCGTCACCCACCCTTGACGATGTGGCAGAGGAACTTGAACTTCATGGGCAAGCAGAGGAGGTGGCTGATGAGGGGCACGACGATAAGCGCCATGCAAGCCTTGTGCTTCTTGTCAAACCAGTCCCGGCACCGCTGCATGGCCTGGTCCACCACATCTGGGGGGGCAGATATGGGGGGCTCAGCTCAGAGCACGGCTCCCCTGCACCCCGACCCGTGCTCGCTTGCAGCCGTGAACCACCCAGGGCTTGTGGGGGTGAGCACCGGGCTCCACTCACAGGTGCAGCGcagtttggttttcatttcGTACAGCTTCTGGGTGCTGAGCCCGGCCTGCGAGTCCGTGTGCTCGCCCTGCTTCAGGTCGTACCCCTCCTCGCTGGCCACCTCCTCGTTGAGCTCCACGAAGGCGCGCGAGATGTTCTGCGTCTCGGCGTCCAGCTTCTGCCCACCACGCTGCAGGAGGGGGGAGCAGctcggccccgcgccccccggccccctcccgccgccccccgccccgcagccTCACCACCATGTCCTCCATCACCATGCGCAGCGGCACCGTGGACACCCGCCAGAGGTGGCGGCTGTGGTTGACCTGCAGCTCCGTCACGCAGCCCACCGCGCGGATCACCTCGTCCAGGTTGTGCCACACGTTGGCCACGGGCCctggtgcaggcagggctggctcagacaccccccccccaaaaaaccagGGACCCCGTGAGGGCAGCGGGTGGGGGTCCCTACCGTTGTAGATAGCAGCAAGGACGAAGGAGAGGACGAAGACCCGACCCTCCTTGCCCAGGAACTTGGGGGCCACCAGCAGGCTGGCGCAGCGGATGTGCGGGGACGTGGCCCAGCCCAGCGCAGTCACCCCTGCGGGGAGCAGAGAGCTGTCCCCACGGCCCCACGGGGCACCAACGGCGCCCATCGTCCCGTGCctccccccagctccatcctcacCTGCCAGCCCGCACGTCAGCTGCACCTTGCGCGTCTCCGAGAGGTTCATGGGGACAatgaggagctggcagagccctGAAACACCCGCACAGTGCCCTGAGTCCCCAGTGCCAAAAACCCCTCTGTGCCCTGCACCAGGACACACTCACCAAGGCCGAGGAGGCTCCCGATGCTGGCTCCAAGGAAGAACTTGGTGCCGCGGTGCTGGTCTGGCCGGCTCCAGAGGAACTGGCTGCACGAGGTGGGCAGCAGCGTGACCGCTGCTCGCTTCAGggctgggtggggagggaagcaTCAGCCCTGCCCTCGCCCGCATCCCgtggggccaggagctgggcaggagaggCCCTCACTCGTGTTGGGTGGCTTCTGCCTCCCGTGTGCCTCCGTGCCAGCCATGCTTTCCAGCTCCGTGGCTCGGTGCTCGTCCCAGTAACGGGCGGGTGCTCCCATGGAACCGCTGTGTTGTGAGCCGCCCGTTGCCGTTCCACCGGCAGCATCGGTTGCAGAAACCGCACCGGGAGCCTCAGAGACCCGAGCATGGAGCCAGTCACGGGGCTGAAGAGGCTCCGGGGCTGGGCAAAGAGggcctggggcaggcagccGCGGCAGAAGCGCTGGCTGGAGGAGGACAGCAAGGTGCGGGAGGTGGCCCGCAGCACCGCCGGCTTCGCGCTGGGCATGGCCCTGGCCAGCCTGTACGGggccctggtcctgctggcgCAGAGCGGCAACCTCTGGTACTGCCTGGTCACCACCATCAGCCTGGGCAcggcgctggggctgggcaTGGCCTTCTCCATCAAGGTGCGCGTCTCCGTGCTGCTCACGCTGCCCCACATCTTCACCAGTAAGCAGCCGGGGTCCCGCAGCGGGGGGCACGGGAGGTGCCGGCCCCCCGCAGAGCCCCAGGGCCACCCTGTCCCCACAGGGGAGGgcaagatgctgctgctgctgctggcgctggGCATGGCTGTGCAGGGGCCCTGCACCAACATCCTGCACAACTTCTCCCGGGCCGCCGAGTCCCTGTCGTGCGGTGCTGAGCTCGCCCTCAACCAGACGGCCGAGAGGCTGCAACGTGCCCGGGAGCCACTGCTGAGTGAGATGGGAGGGGGATTGGGGAACGGGGGGGGCTTTCCCTGGGGTGTGGGAGGAGGTGGGCAGTGCTGGCCGGTCCTGGGCTGCCCACAACCCTCGAGGTGCGCTCAGGGCCCTGCTCTCCGCAGAAGTGCTGGCCAAAATCAAGGACATTGCCCAGAAAGCCAAGGTGGTGGGCGACCGCGTGCGCAAGTTCTTCCGCTCCATCATGGACTCCGTGAGCCACGTCGGTGCGTGGGGGCTCCCGGGCTGCCCTCAGCCTCATCACCCCCCGAGCCCCCGGTCCCCGTCCCCATTGTCCTctccctgcccgcagcccgAGCCCTGTGCAACGTGTGGCGCTGGCTGGCCAGCGTGGGCGAGCTGTGCAACCAGGAGCTGGGCACGCCGTTCCGCCGCTGCCTGCGCCTCTTCGAGGAGGCCAAGGACAACTGCGAGCGcgctctctccttcctcttcttcctctgctacATCATCATCACCTTCAGGCCGCTCTGTGGCCTGGCCAACGGTGCGTGCACCCCTTCCCCGACCGCTCTGTGGTGAGGGGGGCACAGCGGGGCAGAGCCACAACCGCTGCCTgccccactgctgcctgccccaccCTGGCAAAGCCTCCCCTTTCCACAGTTGGCCTCCTCTTCTGCATCATCCCCCAGTACATCCAGTCCTTCCTCAAGAAGACGATCGCAGCCCGTGAGCATCCCAGCACTGCCggggggctggggaccccccagtgccccccatttccccttttctgtctctctcacCCTGACCCCCAGCACCGCCCCACTCCTTGCCACCCCCGCAGCCCTCAGCAGAGCGCTGGACCGCGTGCGCAGGGAGTTCGAGTTCAACATCTCGGCCGTGCACCACTTCGACATCAGCCTCAACTCCAGCAAGACCCTGGCTGATGTGGCCCTGGACATCATGGAGGGCGTGAGCCGGCGCCTGGAGCCCACCCGCCAGGTCGTGGGTCTCTTCGCATACGCCTCCTCCTGCGCCATCCTCTACCTGTACCTGAAGTGAgggtgctggggctctgctctgggggctcggggagccCAGCGAGCCGTGCCCAGCACCCCGCACCCTCCCCAGGGCGCTGCGGTACCGCCACCGGTACCTGCGGGACGACACCTTCGACAACGTCTACATCACGCAGCGCTTCATGGACATGGACGTGCAGCGAGCTGAGCAGGGCAAACCCACCGTGCTGCCCCTGAACTTCTGGGAGAGCGACCGCTACATCCACCCCGGTGAGCCCTAAGGTGGGGAGGGTCCCCCTGTGCCGTGGAGCCAGGGGGGGTCCCGGCATGGCACAGCCTCACGGTGCTCCCGTGCCTGCCCAGGGATGCCGTGGCTCTCGCAGCAGGAGCGGCGCCGCTATGTGCTGGAGCTGACGGGGGTGCTGCGGCacgtgctgctggggctgagcctggtGCTGGCCGACTACAGCCTCTTCTGGCTGCTCGACCTGGTGCGGCACCAGATGCAGGGCGAGATTGTTGCGAGAGGTGAGTGGGTGTCCCTGGCCtgagcccttccctgcccccccccctccccctttctgctttgctggctCGGGGATGAGGTTTTGGGGTCCCTCCGTGCCCCTGACtcagccaccccacagccccggcGATGCTGGCCGTCAGCGTGGACGGGACGGGCTACACCAGTGAGATCTTCCAGGACCTGGTGTCTGCCTTCGacgtgctgcagcagggcaacGTCTCGGTGCTCTCCCAGcggtgcctcctgcagcccgtggagccCGACTACGGCGCCTACATCAGCATGGGTGACTGAGGGGCCGGGCAGGGAGTGCCCGCACCCCGTGCAGGGTGTACGGAGGTGGGGGGGGGTCACCACGGCATGACCCATCCCTTCTTTGCAGGCATCCTGTACGGCATCTGCCTCTTCGTTGCCATCTTCGGCAACCACGTGGGACGCCTGCGGCGGGTGGTGTGTGCCGCTTACTACCCGGCTCGTGAGCAGGTGAGAAGCCCCCACCAAGGCGCTCccgcccccagcagctgctcgcCCTCACCCTCCTGTCACCTTCGTGCCCAGGAGCGGACGTCCTTCCTCTACAACACCATCCTGGCACGGCGGGCAGGGCTGGTGCATGCCCTGCGCGAGGCAGTGAGGATGAACTCGGGGGATGCTGCGCAAGGCaatctgctcctcttcctcacctccAGGCAAGTGTCCCCATTACGCACcttgctgggcactgctggagctCGGTGACAACCCCTAGGGTGGCTTTGCCCTGTCCCCGCTGAGCTGTCCCCGTTCCTTCCTGCAGGGTGCCCGCCTTTGCCCGGCTGGTTCAGCTCCTGGGCATCCAGCGGAAACACTGCCTGGCCTGCGGGATGGCGGAGCAGAAGGACTTCATCGCGTGCATCACACCCGACTGCAAAGGTGGGCCGTGGGAGGAGGGGCAGGAGCCCCcccacgcacacacacacctatCCCACCCTGCTCGATGTCCCTCCAGGGCTGTACTGCAGAGAGTGCCACCAGACCCTGAACAACGTCTGCTCCATCTGCATGGGTCCCCTGAGCTACAAGGACATGGGGGACGAGGAGAtgtgagcaggctgggggggg from Aythya fuligula isolate bAytFul2 chromosome 28, bAytFul2.pri, whole genome shotgun sequence encodes the following:
- the DCST1 gene encoding E3 ubiquitin-protein ligase DCST1, with product MNLSETRKVQLTCGLAGVTALGWATSPHIRCASLLVAPKFLGKEGRVFVLSFVLAAIYNGPVANVWHNLDEVIRAVGCVTELQVNHSRHLWRVSTVPLRMVMEDMVRGGQKLDAETQNISRAFVELNEEVASEEGYDLKQGEHTDSQAGLSTQKLYEMKTKLRCTYVVDQAMQRCRDWFDKKHKACMALIVVPLISHLLCLPMKFKFLCHIVKVMHSWCWDRIPVEGNFGQMYDMLNNSINNLSQHFSAKVVVQEEHHEMLVGINVSGEQIVEEVTSQIRQHSARLGQAFSFFRLLLSFTFLLVFISAFSYTKKYCQDICFDNLYITTYFRQIDARRKKQNKRTLLPLRRAEIPTVIFPCHLAMQPRELQSVVLELLECIPPLLLLLLAWGLDHTLYTMLSIIHQHSFVQYSFRSSHHLSVHVTGTSLMARLLRSTIGSLNTSSDTELETSNFVCLPQPRGMTQQQYIDSCLPLAVLVLLCLLQVYMYRLRRAIAAFYFPKREKSRVLYLYNKLLRQRHCFVRLQRKRIARRARRYPALGTSLLEWCCRRWPRLRRWVRRPCTVCGEPESPQDHQACPSPACGATYCGPCWRDVGRVCPACTPGDHGLSEDSSEEQEGYAA
- the DCST2 gene encoding DC-STAMP domain-containing protein 2, which translates into the protein MEPVTGLKRLRGWAKRAWGRQPRQKRWLEEDSKVREVARSTAGFALGMALASLYGALVLLAQSGNLWYCLVTTISLGTALGLGMAFSIKVRVSVLLTLPHIFTREGKMLLLLLALGMAVQGPCTNILHNFSRAAESLSCGAELALNQTAERLQRAREPLLKVLAKIKDIAQKAKVVGDRVRKFFRSIMDSVSHVARALCNVWRWLASVGELCNQELGTPFRRCLRLFEEAKDNCERALSFLFFLCYIIITFRPLCGLANVGLLFCIIPQYIQSFLKKTIAAPLSRALDRVRREFEFNISAVHHFDISLNSSKTLADVALDIMEGVSRRLEPTRQVVGLFAYASSCAILYLYLKALRYRHRYLRDDTFDNVYITQRFMDMDVQRAEQGKPTVLPLNFWESDRYIHPGMPWLSQQERRRYVLELTGVLRHVLLGLSLVLADYSLFWLLDLVRHQMQGEIVARAPAMLAVSVDGTGYTSEIFQDLVSAFDVLQQGNVSVLSQRCLLQPVEPDYGAYISMGILYGICLFVAIFGNHVGRLRRVVCAAYYPAREQERTSFLYNTILARRAGLVHALREAVRMNSGDAAQGNLLLFLTSRVPAFARLVQLLGIQRKHCLACGMAEQKDFIACITPDCKGLYCRECHQTLNNVCSICMGPLSYKDMGDEEMDSSDEETVGLWLGALRTLRGHEQEELREQGRLLRQRIQEVAGGQGGARRLPPELLAQLRARLKEEASEESDGDSYGVPGEDSSFSR